The following proteins come from a genomic window of Candidatus Paceibacterota bacterium:
- a CDS encoding rhomboid family intramembrane serine protease, whose amino-acid sequence MIPLYDEYRPSRASIVTIGLIFLNTIIFFLSFNNLEAIVNKFGLIPQNILLGKELYTVFTSMFLHAGFLHLIGNMWFLWVFGNNLEAAMGRFRYLLFYLLCGFFASFIFVFLSQEKLLSIVGASGAISGILGGYFILFPKHKIKSFLLVFVFPLFFSVPAVVFLVIWILFQVFYPVPGVATGAHLIGFLAGLLLVKTLKKG is encoded by the coding sequence ATGATTCCTTTGTATGACGAGTATCGTCCGAGCAGAGCCTCGATTGTTACAATCGGGCTTATTTTTTTAAATACAATAATTTTCTTTTTATCTTTTAATAACCTTGAAGCTATCGTTAATAAATTTGGATTAATTCCACAAAACATTCTTCTCGGAAAAGAACTTTATACTGTTTTTACTTCAATGTTTCTACATGCAGGGTTTTTGCACTTAATTGGGAATATGTGGTTTTTGTGGGTTTTTGGAAATAATCTTGAAGCCGCTATGGGGCGTTTTCGTTATCTTTTGTTTTATTTGCTTTGTGGTTTTTTTGCTTCATTTATTTTTGTTTTTTTATCTCAAGAAAAGTTATTGTCCATAGTTGGGGCATCTGGCGCAATTTCAGGAATACTTGGTGGGTATTTTATTTTATTTCCAAAGCACAAAATAAAATCTTTTTTACTGGTATTTGTTTTCCCTTTATTTTTTTCAGTTCCCGCAGTAGTATTTTTAGTGATTTGGATTTTGTTCCAAGTGTTTTATCCTGTACCTGGCGTTGCAACAGGAGCTCATTTAATTGGTTTTTTGGCGGGTCTTTTACTTGTAAAGACGCTTAAAAAGGGTTAA
- a CDS encoding S41 family peptidase, protein MKPMLKIKQNSKLKNIILFVLVFFIGFLIGGYYFQAQKVELIEGARYGTIFEAWSQIRNKFYGYSEEKEQEMIYGAIDGIVGSLGDSYSDFLNPKENSQLGEELTGSYEGIGAEITIKDNQLTVVAPLKGTPAEAAGIMANDKILQIDGKNTSDMTLVQAVMKIRGKAGTIVNLKIKRSKKTFNVKIKRSKVKIPVLNFKMLDGNIAYLQIFNFYENTYTEFEKAVEEVLKSGTDSMILDLRGNPGGFLDSAINIGEFFVPRNKIILKQDFGQGKIENIKSEGPASFARFKMIILIDEGSASASEILAGAIKENNQKTILIGEKTFGKGTVQELINLSDSSALKITTAHWLLPSGKFIEGKGIEPDIKIKITEKDVSEKKDPQLNRAIKEIKKK, encoded by the coding sequence ATGAAACCGATGCTTAAAATAAAACAAAACTCCAAATTAAAAAATATAATTCTTTTTGTGCTGGTATTTTTTATTGGTTTTTTAATCGGCGGATATTATTTTCAAGCACAGAAAGTAGAATTAATTGAAGGTGCTCGTTATGGCACGATTTTTGAAGCATGGTCTCAGATTAGGAATAAGTTCTATGGATATTCAGAAGAAAAAGAACAGGAAATGATATATGGAGCAATAGATGGAATTGTTGGTAGTCTTGGTGACTCATATTCAGATTTTCTTAATCCAAAAGAGAATTCTCAACTAGGAGAAGAATTAACAGGCTCTTATGAAGGTATTGGTGCTGAAATTACAATAAAAGATAATCAATTAACTGTTGTTGCGCCACTTAAAGGAACTCCGGCAGAAGCGGCGGGTATTATGGCAAATGATAAAATTTTACAAATAGACGGAAAAAATACGAGTGATATGACTTTAGTTCAGGCTGTGATGAAAATTCGCGGCAAAGCAGGAACAATTGTTAATTTAAAGATTAAAAGAAGTAAAAAAACTTTTAATGTCAAAATAAAAAGATCTAAAGTTAAAATACCAGTTTTAAATTTCAAAATGCTTGACGGAAATATTGCCTATTTGCAAATTTTTAATTTTTACGAGAATACTTATACAGAATTTGAAAAGGCGGTAGAAGAAGTTTTAAAAAGTGGCACAGATAGTATGATACTTGATTTGAGAGGAAATCCTGGAGGATTTCTTGACTCTGCAATAAATATTGGAGAATTTTTTGTTCCAAGAAATAAAATAATTTTAAAGCAAGATTTTGGGCAAGGGAAGATAGAGAATATAAAATCTGAAGGTCCCGCTAGTTTTGCTAGGTTTAAAATGATAATTCTAATCGATGAAGGGTCCGCTTCGGCTTCTGAAATTTTGGCTGGCGCAATAAAAGAAAATAATCAAAAAACCATATTAATAGGAGAGAAGACATTTGGCAAAGGCACTGTTCAGGAGCTTATTAACTTAAGTGATAGTTCAGCCCTAAAAATAACAACAGCTCATTGGCTTTTGCCATCTGGAAAGTTTATTGAAGGTAAAGGCATTGAGCCAGATATTAAAATTAAAATAACAGAAAAAGACGTAAGCGAAAAGAAAGATCCTCAACTTAATAGAGCCATAAAAGAAATTAAAAAGAAATAG
- a CDS encoding LCP family protein, with product MEKILKRIIIIFIILVAGVAAVILIKGVNTFSTVSTGESLFDPNKDKRWDVLILGNRGEKASGGGILTDSIMVLSYEKETGKAAIVSIPRDLWIDIPGNGSQKINSAYAAGFNGKGDPKEGIRMAKEAISEVIGLDIDFVIVVDVDALKEIVDSVGGITVHEDKWFYENFYGHEVQIRPGENYLDGSEVLGYVGMRKYDSDFARMERQQKVVLALEEKAFSLKTLTRPDKIWNVFNSIEENIRTDLNGSQIQYLVKNASKFDVAEVEQVVFDNTNYLYSTQSAGGAYILLPKAGDFSEIQKVAKNIFKEGALTEEKENKEEEEITKVGK from the coding sequence ATGGAAAAAATTTTAAAAAGAATAATTATAATTTTTATTATTTTGGTGGCTGGCGTAGCTGCTGTTATTTTAATTAAAGGAGTTAATACTTTTTCAACCGTAAGTACGGGTGAATCTCTCTTTGATCCAAACAAAGATAAAAGATGGGACGTTTTAATTCTTGGAAATAGGGGTGAAAAAGCAAGCGGCGGAGGAATTTTAACTGACAGTATAATGGTTCTTTCTTACGAAAAAGAAACGGGCAAAGCTGCGATAGTTTCTATTCCAAGAGACCTTTGGATTGATATTCCGGGCAATGGAAGTCAAAAAATAAACTCTGCTTATGCAGCAGGATTTAATGGTAAGGGAGATCCTAAAGAAGGAATAAGAATGGCAAAAGAAGCAATATCAGAAGTTATTGGTCTTGATATTGATTTTGTTATTGTTGTGGATGTTGACGCTTTAAAAGAAATAGTTGATTCTGTTGGAGGAATTACTGTTCATGAAGATAAATGGTTTTATGAGAATTTTTATGGACATGAAGTTCAAATTAGACCGGGAGAAAATTATTTAGATGGTAGTGAGGTTTTGGGTTATGTGGGTATGAGAAAATATGATTCTGATTTTGCAAGAATGGAAAGGCAACAAAAAGTGGTTTTAGCACTAGAGGAGAAAGCTTTTTCTTTAAAGACGCTTACAAGGCCAGATAAAATTTGGAATGTCTTTAATAGTATTGAAGAAAATATTAGAACAGACTTAAATGGTTCTCAAATTCAGTATTTAGTAAAGAATGCTTCTAAGTTTGACGTTGCCGAGGTGGAACAAGTTGTTTTTGATAATACTAATTATCTTTATTCTACTCAATCAGCGGGAGGTGCTTATATATTATTACCAAAAGCCGGAGATTTTTCCGAAATACAGAAAGTTGCAAAGAATATTTTTAAAGAAGGAGCTTTAACTGAAGAAAAAGAAAACAAAGAAGAGGAAGAGATAACTAAAGTAGGAAAATAA
- a CDS encoding penicillin-binding protein 2, with the protein MKKDHSDFRLYLLFSFFILLGAVILGRLFYLQVKDYKKYKTLAESQHIKEKKIYAKRGKVFFSDEATLLAENQGVANVAVAPREIKNRQELISKLSLALSISESSLSSKIKSNDPWIIIKNKVSLSKTEKIEDIPGVHLEPYFNRFYPQGEIASSLIGFYGFDQTGKKKVGQYGIEGYHEKQLAGKDGFRRGVVDANQDPIFSVQNQVKDPVDGSDLILTIDSNIQFFLENKAKELFEKYKPDNATIIVMSPKTGEILGMASSPNFDPNNYQKEKDVSVFKNPAVLPFEPGSIFKPLTASIALEEKVVTPDTKYVDKGVLKISGFAIKNSDLKAHGTKTMTQVIEFSLNTGAVFMQQKIGRTKFVQYVKKFGFGKKTNIDFYGEEAGDIENILHPRSNAKLIECANASFGQGITANPVQILMAFSAIANEGEMVKPHIVKKIIHQNGKVEEIKTKKVRKVISPESASRTSAMMVSAVKNGYGKKAAVKGYLIAGKTGTAQASYSYFGIQKSGYSSRTIQSFINFAPAFKSEFILLIKMDGPRGGPRFSSDSLAPVAKEINQYLFNYLGIPPKD; encoded by the coding sequence ATGAAGAAAGATCATTCGGATTTTCGTTTATACCTTTTATTTTCTTTTTTTATTTTATTAGGAGCGGTCATCTTGGGCCGCTTATTCTATCTACAGGTGAAAGATTATAAAAAATATAAAACCCTAGCAGAAAGTCAACATATTAAAGAGAAAAAAATATACGCAAAGAGAGGTAAGGTTTTTTTCTCGGACGAGGCAACATTACTCGCAGAAAATCAGGGAGTTGCAAATGTTGCCGTTGCTCCAAGAGAAATAAAAAATAGACAGGAATTAATTTCTAAATTGTCTTTAGCGCTTAGTATTTCAGAATCATCTTTATCGTCAAAAATAAAAAGCAATGATCCCTGGATAATTATTAAAAATAAAGTTTCCCTTTCAAAAACAGAAAAAATTGAAGACATTCCAGGAGTTCATTTAGAGCCATATTTTAATAGATTTTATCCCCAGGGAGAGATTGCCTCAAGTCTTATTGGTTTTTATGGGTTTGATCAGACCGGCAAAAAGAAAGTTGGTCAATATGGTATAGAGGGTTATCATGAGAAACAACTTGCCGGAAAAGATGGTTTTAGGAGAGGTGTTGTGGATGCAAATCAAGATCCAATATTTTCTGTGCAAAATCAAGTTAAAGATCCTGTGGATGGGAGTGATTTGATACTTACAATTGATTCTAATATACAATTTTTTTTAGAAAATAAAGCAAAGGAGCTTTTTGAAAAATATAAACCAGATAATGCGACAATTATAGTTATGTCTCCAAAAACAGGAGAGATATTAGGGATGGCTTCTTCTCCTAATTTTGATCCCAATAATTATCAAAAAGAAAAAGATGTTAGTGTTTTTAAAAACCCAGCTGTTTTGCCTTTTGAACCTGGATCAATTTTTAAACCACTTACTGCATCAATAGCTCTTGAAGAGAAAGTTGTAACTCCAGATACAAAATATGTCGACAAAGGAGTGCTTAAAATATCGGGCTTTGCTATTAAAAATTCAGACCTTAAAGCACATGGCACAAAAACAATGACTCAAGTCATTGAATTTTCTTTAAACACAGGAGCAGTTTTTATGCAGCAAAAAATTGGGAGGACAAAGTTTGTTCAATACGTTAAGAAGTTTGGTTTTGGTAAAAAAACCAACATAGATTTTTATGGTGAAGAAGCTGGAGATATAGAGAATATTTTACACCCCCGTTCAAATGCAAAATTAATAGAATGCGCAAATGCATCTTTTGGGCAAGGGATAACTGCAAATCCTGTCCAGATACTTATGGCTTTTAGCGCGATTGCCAACGAAGGAGAGATGGTAAAGCCACATATAGTTAAAAAAATTATACATCAGAATGGAAAAGTAGAAGAAATAAAAACAAAAAAAGTTAGAAAAGTTATTTCTCCAGAATCTGCAAGCAGAACATCTGCAATGATGGTAAGTGCTGTAAAAAATGGCTACGGTAAAAAAGCGGCCGTAAAAGGATATTTAATCGCGGGAAAGACGGGAACCGCTCAGGCTTCTTATTCTTATTTTGGTATTCAAAAGAGCGGTTATTCTTCGCGTACCATTCAGTCTTTTATAAACTTTGCCCCTGCTTTTAAATCAGAGTTTATTTTATTGATAAAAATGGATGGACCAAGAGGAGGTCCAAGATTTTCTTCTGATTCATTAGCCCCGGTTGCTAAAGAGATAAATCAGTATCTTTTTAATTATCTTGGTATTCCTCCAAAAGATTAA